TGCGCTTGGATAACGGCTCGCTGGTTAACCCTTCGCCGCCGCTTCCCGCTCCATCGAACTGATAGGTTGCCGCCGATGCCACCAGCGCGCGCGGGCTAGCCCCATTCCTTGGGCACTGGCTGCGCGCGCTGATGGGTCAGCAGTTTGCTGCGCCGGGCCTGCTCCTGGGGTGAAATCGTGGCCGGATCCTCGCGAAACTCCGGCCCCATCGCCATCGCCTTCTTGATCGCCGGCCGCTGGGCCATCTCGGCCATCCAACGTTTGACGTTGGGAAATTCGTCGAGATCGATGCCGCGCGATTGCCAGGTCGAGGCCCACGGGTAGCAGATCATGTCGGCGATGGTGTATTGGCCAGCAGCCAGATATTGCTTCTTGAACAGGCCCAGATTCATGACCCCGTACAGCCGATGCGCTTCGTTATCAAAGCGCAGCAGCGCGTAATGAAGGTCGCCGTTTTTGGCTTCCTGAGCGGCGCGCCGGAAATGGCCCTGTTCGCCCAGCTTGGGCCCCTGGTTGCCGACCTGCCAGTAGACCCATTGTGCGACTTCGTACTTCTTATGGATTTCCTGTGGCCAGAATTTACCGCACTTTTCCGCCAGGTACATCAGAATCGCACCGGATTCAAAAATCCGTATTGGCTCGCCCCCACCTAGCGGCTCGTGATCGATAATCGCGGGCATGCGACCG
This DNA window, taken from Candidatus Binataceae bacterium, encodes the following:
- a CDS encoding glutathione S-transferase N-terminal domain-containing protein: MVDLYFWPTGNGKKVVIMLEECGLPYTIKPVNIGRGDQLAPDFLKLSPNGRMPAIIDHEPLGGGEPIRIFESGAILMYLAEKCGKFWPQEIHKKYEVAQWVYWQVGNQGPKLGEQGHFRRAAQEAKNGDLHYALLRFDNEAHRLYGVMNLGLFKKQYLAAGQYTIADMICYPWASTWQSRGIDLDEFPNVKRWMAEMAQRPAIKKAMAMGPEFREDPATISPQEQARRSKLLTHQRAQPVPKEWG